Proteins from a genomic interval of Colletotrichum higginsianum IMI 349063 chromosome 6, whole genome shotgun sequence:
- a CDS encoding Ubiquitin-conjugating enzyme, translated as MLKIWSMKKEQQKAENADTAGGKKKKVTAAQLRVQKDLSELSLGSTMKTDFPDPDDILHFTLTIEPDEGMYRTGRFTFTFDINQNFPHEPPKVRCKEKIYHPNIDLEGKVCLNILREDWKPVLNLNAVIVGLQFLFLEPNASDPLNKEAAEDLRLNREGFKRNVRTAMGGGTVKGQGYDRVLK; from the exons ATGTTAAAGATCTGGTCCATG AAGAAGGAGCAGCAGAAGGCTGAAAATGCCGACACTGCGGgaggcaagaagaagaaggtgaCGGCTGCGCAACTGCGGGTGCAGAAAG ATCTTTCGGAGCTGTCCCTCGGGTCGACAATGAAGACGGATTTCCCGGACCCCGACGACATTCTTCACTTCACGCTGACGATCGAGCCCGACGAGGGGATGTACCGGACCGGGCGGTTCACGTTTACGTTCGACATCAACCAAAACTTCCCCCACGAGCCGCCAAAAGTCCGGTGCAAGGAGAAGATCTACCACCCCAACATTGATCTCGAGGGCAAGGTTTGCCTTAACATCCTGCGCGAGGACTGGAAGCCTGTTCTTAACTTAAATGCGGTCATCGTCGGACTCCAG TTTCTCTTCCTCGAGCCCAACGCTTCCGATCCTCTGAACAAGGAGGCCGCTGAGGACCTCCGACTCAACCGGGAAGGGTTCAAGCGAAACGTCCGGACCGCGATGGGCGGCGGAACCGTCAAGGGTCAGGGCTACGATCGTGTGCTGAAATAA
- a CDS encoding Chitin synthase, whose amino-acid sequence MAYRGGHENDYDGHNMQDLPAGSGRYHLPPQDEGVDDAGQSLLRDPHAPAPYESHLGAGETPGRPVSAYSLTESYAPGAGARTPVPGETAFASGFSHELDSDANGGGFGYGRPASTVDADESWTRRQQPGNQGGGLKRYATRKIKLTQGSVLSIDYPVPSAIKNAVQPKYRDVEGGSEEFMKMRYTAATCDPNEFTLKNGYDLRPRMYNRHTELLIAITYYNEDKMLLSRTLHGVMQNIRDIVNLKKSTFWNKGGPAWQKIVVCLVFDGIEKTDKNVLDVLATVGIYQDGVVKKDVDGKETLAHIFEYTSQLSVTPNQQLIRPVDDSPSTLPPVQFIFCLKQKNSKKINSHRWLFNAFGRILNPEVCILLDAGTKPSPRSLLALWEGFYNDKDLGGACGEIHAMLGKGGKKLLNPLVAVQNFEYKISNILDKPLESSFGYVSVLPGAFSAYRFRAIMGRPLEQYFHGDHTLSKILGKKGIDGMNIFKKNMFLAEDRILCFELVAKAGQKWHLSYIKAAKGETDVPEGAAEFISQRRRWLNGSFAASLYSLMHFGRMYKSGHNIIRMVFFHIQLIYNILQVLFTWFSLGSYYLTTTVIMDLVGNAVVSDDPELARHGWPFGDTATPIVNALLKYLYLAFVILQFILALGNRPKGSKYTYIASFVVFGLIQSYILVLSMYLVVQAFQKPIGEQISLDSGADFVASFFGGTNAAGVILVALVTIYGLNFIASFMYLDPWHMFTSFPHYLVLMSTYINILMVYAFNNWHDVSWGTKGSDKTEALPSAHVSKGEKDEAVVEEIDKPQEDIDSQFESTVKRALEPFKPEEEADKPDIEDSYKSFRTGLVVSWLFSNTFLIIVITSDNFDSFGIGDTASKRTASYFSFLLYSTAVLSLVRFFGFLWFLGRTGIMCCFARR is encoded by the exons ATGGCTTACCGCGGGGGGCACGAGAACGACTATGACGGCCACAACATGCAGGACCTTCCTGCTGGTTCTGGCAGG TACCACCTGCCACcccaggacgagggcgtcgacgatgccggccagTCTCTCCTGAGAGACCCTCACGCACCTGCTCCTTACGAGagccacctcggcgccggcgagaccCCCGGCCGCCCCGTTTCCGCATACAGTCTCACAGAATCATATGCGCCTGGCGCCGGTGCTCGGACACCAGTTCCCGGCGAGACCGCCTTTGCTTCCGGCTTCAGCCACGAGCTCGACTCGGACGCCAATGGAGGCGGCTTTGGCTACGGCCGTCCCGCCTCCaccgtcgatgccgacgagaGCTGGACCCGCAGACAGCAGCCAGGCAACCAAGGTGGCGGTCTGAAGCGCTACGCGACCCGTAAGATCAAGCTCACCCAGGGCTCCGTCCTGAGCATCGACTACCCCGTCCCCAGTGCCATCAAAAATGCCGTCCAGCCAAAGTAtcgcgacgtcgagggcggcagcgaAGAGTTCATGAAGATGCGTTACACCGCCGCTACTTGCGACCCCAATGAGTTCACCCTCAAGAACGGCTACGATCTGCGTCCCCGAATGTATAACAGACACACTGAGCTGCTCATTGCCATCACCTACTACAACGAGGACAAGATGCTGCTGTCCAGAACCCTGCACGGTGTCATGCAGAACATCCGCGACATCGTCAACCTCAAGAAGTCCACCTTCTGGAACAAGGGTGGCCCCGCCTGGCAAAAGATTGTCGTCTGCCTCGTTTTTGACGGTATCGAAAAGACCGACAAGAACGTCTTGGACGTTCTGGCCACTGTCGGTATCTACCAGGATGGTGTCGTGAAGAAGGATGTCGACGGCAAAGAGACCCTTGCCCACATCTTCGAGTACACCTCGCAACTGTCCGTCACCCCCAACCAGCAGCTCATCCGCCCTGTCGACGACAGCCCCTCGACCCTGCCTCCCGTGCAGTTCATCTTCTGTTTGAAGCAGAAGAACAGCAAGAAGATCAACTCCCACAGATGGCTCTTTAACGCCTTCGGCCGCATCCTGAACCCCGAAGTCTGCATCCTGCTCGATGCCGGTACCAAACCCAGTCCCCGATCGCTGCTCGCCCTTTGGGAGGGTTTCTACAACGACAAGGACCTGGGTGGTGCCTGTGGTGAGATCCACGCTATGCTCGGCAAG GGAGGCAAGAAGCTTCTCAaccccctcgtcgccgtccagaACTTCGAATACAAGATCTCCAACATCTTGGACAAGCCTCTCGAGAGTTCGTTCGGTTACGTCTCCGTGTTGCCCGGTGCCTTCTCCGCCTACCGTTTCCGAGCCATCATGGGCCGCCCGCTTGAGCAGTACTTCCACGGTGATCACACTCTGTCCAAGATTCTCGGTAAGAAGGGTATCGACGGAATGAACATTTTCAAAAAGAACATGTTCTTGGCCGAGGATCGTATCCTCTGCTTCGAGCTGGTTGCCAAGGCCGGCCAGAAATGGCACTTGTCCTAcatcaaggccgccaagggtGAGACGGACGTTCCCGAAGGCGCGGCCGAGTTCATCAGccagcgtcgtcgttggcTCAACGGTTCCTTCGCCGCCTCTCTCTACTCGCTTATGCACTTCGGTCGCATGTACAAGTCGGGCCACAACATCATTCGCATGGTATTTTTCCACATCCAGCTCATCTACAACATCCTCCAGGTTCTCTTCACATGGTTCAGCTTGGGTTCTTACTACCTGACTACAACGGTCATCATGGACCTTGTCGGAAATGCGGTCGTTTCCGACGACCCCGAGTTGGCCCGTCACGGCTGGCCTTTCGGCGACACGGCGACACCCATTGTCAACGCCCTGCTCAAGTACCTCTACCTGGCTTTCGTCATTCTGCAGTTCATCTTGGCTCTGGGTAACAGACCCAAGGGTTCCAAGTACACGTACATCGCCTCCTTTGTCGTCTTCGGTCTCATCCAGTCTTACATCCTCGTTCTCTCCATGTACCTGGTTGTTCAGGCTTTCCAGAAGCCCATTGGCGAGCAGATCAGTCTCGATTCCGGCGCGGACTTCGTCGCTAGTTTCTTCGGAGGTACGAATGCTGCTGGTGTCATTCTCGTCGCCTTGGTCACCATCTACGGTCTTAACTTCATCGCCTCCTTCATGTACCTCGACCCTTGGCACATGTTTACCTCGTTCCCGCACTACCTCGTCCTCATGTCGACCTACATCAACATTCTCATGGTCTACGCCTTCAACAACTGGCACGATGTGTCCTGGGGTACGAAGGGCTCAGACAAGACCGAGGCGCTACCTTCTGCACACGTCAGCAAGGGTGAGAAGGATGAGGCTGTCGTGGAGGAAATCGACAAGCCACAAGAGGACATTGACAGTCAGTTCGAATCGACTGTCAAGCGTGCTCTGGAGCCCTTCAAGCCCGAGGAAGAGGCAGACAAGCCTGACATTGAGGATTCCTACAAGTCTTTCCGTACCGGTCTGGTCGTGTCTTGGCTCTTCTCCAACACCTTCCTGATCATTGTCATCACGAGCGATAACTTCGACTCGTTTGGCATTGGC GATACCGCATCCAAGCGCACCGCCTCGTACTTCAGCTTCTTGCTCTACTCCACTGCCGTCCTTTCGCTGGTCCGTTTCTTCGGATTCCTCTGGTTCCTTGGCAGAACCGGTATCATGTGTTGCTTTGCCAGACGGTAG
- a CDS encoding Ketol-acid reductoisomerase, with amino-acid sequence MASRSFSKALRSPMARQLAAKPATQQRTFVAARSLVRASAQVTKAFAAPAQQQARGVKTMDFAGHKEDVYERADWPQEKLLEYFKDDTLALIGYGSQGHGQGLNLRDNGLNVIVGVRKNGQSWKDAQQDGWVEGKNLFDVDEAISRGTIVMNLLSDAAQSETWPAIKPQLVKGKTLYFSHGFSPVFKDVTKVDVPTDIDVILVAPKGSGRTVRSLFREGRGINSSFAVFQDVTGKAKEKAQALGVAIGSGYLYETTFEKEVYSDLYGERGCLMGGIHGMFLAQYEVLRERGHSPSEAFNETVEEATQSLYPLIGANGMDWMYEACSTTARRGAIDWTPKFKDALKPVFNSLYDAVKDGSETKRSLEYNGQKDYRQKFEAEMEEIRNLEIWRAGRAVRSLRPENQK; translated from the exons ATGGCCTCCCGCAGCTTCTCCAAGGCGCTTCGTTCGCCAATGGCCCGCCAATTGGCGGCCAAGCCTGCCACCCAGCAGCGCACCTTCGTTGCTGCCCGCAGCCTCGTCCGCGCCTCTGCCCAGGTCACCAAGGCCTTCGCCGCCCCtgcccagcagcaggcccGTGGTGTTAAGACCATGGACTTTGCCGGTCACAAGGAGGACGTCTACG AGCGTGCCGACTGGCCTCAGGAGAAGCTCTTG GAGTACTTCAAGGACGACaccctcgccctcatcgGCTACGGCTCCCAGGGTCACGGCCAGGGTCTGAACCTCCGTGACAACGGCCTCAACGTCATCGTTGGTGTCCGCAAGAACGGCCAGTCCTGGAAGGACGCCCAGCAGGACGGCTGGGTCGAGGGCAAGAACCTCTTCGACGTTGATGAGGCCATCTCCCGCGGTACCATCGTCATGAACCTCCTCTCCGACGCCGCTCAGAGCGAGACCTGGCCCGCCATCAAGCCCCagctcgtcaagggcaag ACCCTTTACTTCTCCCACGGCTTCTCTCCCGTCTTCAAGGACGTCACCAAGGTCGACGTCCCTACGgacatcgacgtcatcctcgtcgctcCCAAGGGCTCTGGCCGCACCGTCCGCTCCCTCTTCCGTGAGGGCCGTGGTATCAACTCTTCCTTCGCCGTCTTCCAGGACGTCAccggcaaggccaaggagaaggcccAGGCCCTCGGTGTCGCCATCGGCTCCGGCTACCTCTACGAGACCACCTTCGAGAAGGAGGTCTACTCTGACCTCTACGGTGAGCGTGGCTGCCTCATGGGCGGTATCCACGGCATGTTCCTCGCTCAGTACGAGGTCCTCCGCGAGCGCGGCCACTCCCCCAGCGAGGCCTTCAACGagaccgtcgaggaggccactCAGTCTCTGTACCCCCTGATCGGTGCCAACGGCATGGACTGGATGTACGAGGCCTGCtccaccaccgcccgccgcggTGCCATCGACTGGACCCCCAAGTTCAAGGACGCCCTGAAGCCCGTCTTCAACAGCCTCtacgacgccgtcaaggatgGCTCCGAGACCAAGCGCTCTCTCGAGTACAACGGCCAGAAGGACTACCGCCAGAAGTTCGAGGCTGAGATGGAGGAGATCCGCAACCTGGAGATCTGGAGAGCCGGCAGAGCCGTCCG CTCTCTGCGTCCCGAGAACCAGAAGTAA
- a CDS encoding C2H2 finger domain-containing protein, whose product MLGYPPNSTTPNQSLPMTPNMSHAGAYPSMSVSNVSKSISPHVGNDNYRPPSGGPGYGGSYSLSAAQSSQQSLLQQPSSGFNTAPPFGSIEYQPRTTPDFPSLFLQTEGLGLQIPSDGPPELSHAQDHGGWPSSASDSTYSTPSDHPRRAFWPAARASSSSSSSTVDWPTGLLSPCPGTGFDPMATANPMLYQYPTSPQLSDPQTYQMLGISSMSTYPDEQTVFDPHQQQSRFSHTVRSLSPPVTSASAQSSETLVTPSTALPSDRMMNSLACMGRQKEVALGLLAAPALMQGSLPLPPANVCQAIPAYLDVYWEKCHHAFPIIHRRTFEAAAEHVDVLRCAMAALATQHLSTKEDRIRGNQLHEYAWQQSRRFLQWDVPVMQAILLCELFSRFRGRRAAIRPSKEFESIYSRVYDNAIIFGEIPQTGPNSVRWHTWLDTEARRRLLSACFILDVHSSFYLEQQCIRNFDIASDSMPPNIPLIGPTQDLWDAPSANAWAAMVSAKGGSLDAKSLLSLINPDNLSKTSINVQAPFDRSVILAFEALLLPSRDDPVQIAPSTGKPEPENFRMASIFPDCPVANTYLALHHTPLHDLLAVSGDSWVFSQKVLQPKSFAEHQKRLKQWGQSDDAAVAVIFACRALRAFTEHGNADESPEDSDDDMDAWETERPRMWKDDVSDYWGMYVCALICWAYGHQGNRWDGAKGTELGDDDSATLQWVRAVASTRVKDVVRLRSKKNAMSVVSLVKGWLDLDCLGGRSRLYVDAVGVLRKLEEGINCKWF is encoded by the exons ATGCTCGGATACCCGCCGAACTCGACGACTCCGAATCAGAGCCTCCCGATGACACCGAACATGTCACATGCCGGCGCATATCCGTCCATGAGCGTATCAAATGTCAGCAAGTCCATTTCGCCTCACGTGGGGAACGACAACTACCGCCCGCCATCGGGTGGTCCTGGGTACGGCGGGAGTTACTCTCTTTCCGCAGCTCAGTCCTCGCAGCAGTCCCTGTTGCAACAGCCCAGCAGCGGCTTCAACACTGCTCCTCCGTTTGGCTCCATCGAGTATCAACCTCGTACGACACCCGATTTCCCCTCTTTGTTTCTCCAGACTGAGGGACTTGGGTTGCAGATACCATCAGATGGACCGCCTGAGCTTTCGCACGCTCAGGACCACGGAGGCTGGCCATCCTCGGCTTCTGACAGCACGTACTCCACACCTTCCGATCACCCACGACGCGCATTCTGGCCAGCGGCaagagcttcttcttcttcttcttcttctactgTCGACTGGCCAACCGGACTTCTCTCACCTTGCCCGGGCACCGGATTTGATCCCATGGCAACAGCCAACCCTATGCTCTACCAATACCCGACTTCGCCCCAGCTAAGCGACCCCCAAACGTACCAGATGCTCGGTATCTCCTCCATGTCCACATACCCGGACGAACAGACGGTTTTTGACCCTCACCAACAACAATCCCGGTTCTCCCATACTGTTCGTAGCCTGTCCCCGCCGGTgacgtcggcatcggctcAATCTTCTGAAACTCTAGTCACCCCGTCGACGGCACTACCGTCGGACCGGATGATGAACTCACTTGCCTGTATGGGCCGTCAGAAGGAGGTGGCGTTGGGCCTCCTGGCGGCCCCGGCCCTGATGCAGGGCTCCTTGCCTTTGCCTCCTGCAAATGTTTGCCAAGCCATTCCCGCCTACCTTGATGTCTATTGGGAAAAGTGCCACCACGCCTTTCCCATCATCCACAGGAGGACCTTTGAGGCTGCAGCGGAGCATGTCGATGTGCTCCGCTGCGCCATGGCTGCATTGGCTACTCAGCATTTGAGCACCAAGGAGGACCGCATCAGGGGGAATCAGTTGCATGAATATGCCTGGCAACAGTCAAGACGC TTCCTCCAGTGGGATGTGCCTGTCATGCAAGCGATTCTGCTCTGTGAGCTTTTCTCCCGGTTCCGCGGCCGACGTGCGGCCATTAGGCCATCGAAAGAATTCGAGTCAATCTACTCTCGG GTCTATGACAATGCCATCATCTTCGGGGAAATCCCTCAGACAGGGCCCAACAGTGTCAGATGGCATACATGGCTTGATACCGaggctcgccgtcgccttctcTCGGCTTGCTTTATTTTGGACGTTCACAGCTCCTTCTATCTGGAGCAGCAATGTATTCGTAACTTTGATATTGCCAGCGACAGCATGCCACCAAACATCCCTCTCATCGGGCCGACCCAGGATCTCTGGGACGCACCAAGCGCAAACGCATGGGCAGCGATGGTATCAGCCAAGGGGGGTTCCTTGGATGCAAAGTCACTCCTCTCCTTAATCAACCCTGACAACCTGTCGAAGACGAGCATCAACGTCCAGGCCCCCTTCGACCGCTCAGTAATCCTGGCATTTGAGGCACTTCTGTTGCCTTCTCGCGATGACCCGGTGCAGATAGCACCATCGACAGGAAAACCTGAGCCGGAGAATTTCCGCATGGCTAGCATCTTCCCAGACTGCCCCGTGGCAAATACGTACCTCGCTCTGCACCACACGCCGCTTCACGACCTGCTCGCCGTCTCCGGAGACAGCTGGGTCTTCAGCCAGAAGGTCCTACAACCCAAGTCCTTCGCCGAGCATCAGAAGCGACTCAAGCAGTGGGGCCAGTcagacgacgccgccgtggccgtgaTTTTCGCTTGCCGCGCCCTCCGCGCCTTCACGGAGCACGGAAATGCCGATGAGAGCCCGGAGGACTCGGACGATGATATGGACGCATGGGAGACGGAGCGGCCCCGCATGTGGAAGGATGACGTCTCGGACTACTGGGGGATGTACGTCTGCGCGCTCATATGTTGGGCCTACGGGCATCAAGGGAATCGCTGGGATGGCGCCAAGGGCACCGAGTtgggcgacgacgatagCGCGACGCTCCAGTGGGTCCGGGCTGTTGCAAGCACGCGGGTCAAGGACGTCGTCAGGCTACGCTCCAAGAAGAACGCGATGTCTGTTGTTTCCCTTGTTAAGGGATGGCTGGATCTGGACTGTCTCGGCGGGCGCAGTCGGTTATACGTCGACGCGGTGGGCGTGTTGAGGAAGTTGGAGGAAGGCATCAACTGCAAGTGGTTTTGA
- a CDS encoding Ring-15 protein → MSSTPSNLGKSLSASTSHSPSVQPGPVTTSFESNRRPSQASPSFPHATPRKNQGSRKQHKMQRRPGLGDIRQHSNPDDDDAMAEARALRNASSRRGQTSITHLLNYSLPPRAYADHSSYARNYRRNPTWGPGSGHHAVDKARYVHANYRFVVSPEGNYASQAADADVHIDWNNVLQILASSESQGASCPICLSEPVAPRMAKCGHIFCLPCLIRFMNSTDDDSKPGKGARWKKCPLCEDSVYLHETRPVRFYAGQESPLPRVGDDVVLRLMARTAKSTLALPWENGSDALNVADDVPWHFAANVLDYARIMKGTGDYMAEQYNEEIEALQKQGTEDQLLYHEDDEWTQKAIRAINAAKEKVQDLGKTDSMLPNKKPGQSKTVQPDFYFYSSQPHLYLSALDIRILKTKYGDFSAFPTTLLPRVEHISTGHVLDEVQRKRAKYLGHLPYGCRISFLECDWTDIVPADVLDKFADEIGRRRKRNRDKAVQEERERLQSERIEAAQFKSTAAMRREYGPIEEEQVPALNLEEFQPLASHAGATPPDPRPGFEHLASISTSPSTQKTVWGTHVVHGSPELAPASLRQVDDGWLKEEDFIDAAELSFQMEALGVMEPGPSSSSTPVAAGAGGGGGGIGGGGKGKKKKQKITLMSTGGRRQG, encoded by the coding sequence ATGAGCTCGACACCGTCCAATCTGGGCAAGTCCCTCTCAGCATCGACTTCCCATTCGCCTTCAGTCCAACCCGGCCCCGTCACTACGAGCTTCGAATCCAACCGTCGACCTTCTCAAGCCAGTCCCTCGTTTCCTCACGCTACCCCACGGAAGAACCAGGGCTCCCGAAAACAACACAAGATGCAGCGGCGACCGGGGCTGGGAGATATCAGACAACATTCGAAtccggacgacgacgacgccatggccgaggccaggGCTCTGCGAAACGCCTCCAGCCGACGAGGTCAAACCTCCATCACACACCTGCTCAACTACAGCTTGCCACCACGAGCTTACGCCGACCATAGCTCGTACGCCAGAAACTACAGGCGAAATCCGACGTGGGGCCCCGGCTCAGGCCACCACGCTGTGGACAAGGCGAGATACGTGCATGCGAATTACAGATTCGTTGTGTCGCCGGAAGGCAATTACGCCAGCCAAGCAGCCGATGCCGATGTGCACATCGACTGGAACAACGTTTTACAGATTCTGGCTTCGTCGGAATCGCAGGGCGCCAGCTGTCCGATCTGCCTATCGGAGCCGGtggcgccgaggatggcAAAGTGCGGACACATCTTTTGCCTGCCCTGTCTGATCCGGTTCATGAACTCGACAGACGACGACTCGAAGCCTGGAAAGGGCGCCAGATGGAAGAAGTGCCCCCTCTGCGAAGACAGCGTCTACCTACACGAGACACGGCCCGTGCGGTTCTATGCGGGACAGGAGAGCCCCTTGCCGCGTGTTGGAGACGACGTGGTGCTCCGATTGATGGCCCGAACAGCCAAGTCGACCCTCGCGCTGCCGTGGGAGAACGGCTCGGATGCCCTCAATGTGGCGGATGATGTACCTTGGCATTTTGCAGCCAATGTTTTGGATTATGCCAGGATCATGAAGGGAACCGGAGACTACATGGCGGAACAGTACAACGAAGAGATCGAGGCGCTGCAGAAGCAGGGGACCGAAGACCAGCTGCTGTACCACGAGGATGACGAATGGACCCAGAAGGCCATACGGGCCATCAAcgcggccaaggagaaggtcCAAGATCTCGGCAAGACCGACTCGATGCTGCCGAACAAGAAGCCGGGCCAGAGCAAAACTGTCCAGCCCGACTTTTACTTCTACTCGTCACAGCCACATCTGTACCTGTCGGCGCTCGACATCAGAATCCTCAAGACCAAGTACGGCGACTTTTCGGCGTTCCCAACGACGTTGTTGCCCCGGGTTGAGCACATATCGACCGGCCATGTGTTGGACGAAGTGCAGCGGAAGCGAGCCAAGTACTTGGGGCATCTTCCTTACGGATGCCGCATTAGCTTCCTTGAATGTGACTGGACGGACATCGTACCGGCTGATGTTCTCGACAAATTCGCCGACGAGATTGGCCGGCGCAGGAAGCGGAATCGCGATAAGGCCGTACAGGAGGAACGCGAGAGGCTTCAATCCGAAAGGATTGAGGCTGCCCAATTCAAGAGCACCGCCGCCATGAGACGCGAGTACGGACccatcgaggaggagcaggtccCTGCGTTGAACCTGGAGGAATTCCAGCCACTTGCAAGCCATGCCGGCGCTACGCCGCCAGACCCCCGTCCAGGCTTCGAGCACTTAGCCTCCATCTCGACCAGCCCCTCCACGCAGAAGACTGTGTGGGGCACGCATGTCGTGCATGGATCGCCAGAGCTTGCTCCAGCCTCGCTCCGTCAAGTTGACGATGGGTGGTTAAAGGAGGAGGATTTcatcgatgccgccgagctgTCTTTCCAGATGGAGGCGCTTGGCGTGATGGAGCCAGGACCTTCGAGCAGTAGCACTCCTGTGGCAGCaggtgctggcggcggcggcggcggtattggtggaggcggcaaggggaagaagaagaagcagaagatCACGCTCATGAGCACCGGCGGACGTAGACAGGGCTAG